The window GGCGCCGCTCTATCTCGGTATCGGGCTTTTCACGCTCGCGAGCATCGGCTGCGCGGTCGCGAGCGACATCGAAACCCTCATTGCATTCCGCTTCCTTCAGGGCATCGGCGGTGCCGCCGGCATGGTCATTCCCCGCGCGGTCGTGCGCGACATGCACACCGGCGTCCAGGCGGCGCGGCTCATGTCACTGCTCATGCTCGTGTTCAGCATTTCGCCGATCCTCGCGCCGCTGACCGGCAGCGCCGTGATCGAATTCTACGGCTGGCGCGGCGTCTTCTATGCGGTGATGATCGCCGCGGCAATCGGTCTGGTCCTGCTTTCGACGCAGCTCAAGGAGACCCGGCCGAAAGAGCACCGCTCGGACAGCACCATCGGCAGCGCGATCGCCGCCTATCGGCTCCTTCTTGGCGACCGCAACTTCCTGACGCTGACCTTCATCGGCGGCCTCGGCATCTCGAGCTTCCTCGTCTATCTCGCGAACTCGCCCTTCGTGCTGATCGACCACTACGGCCTGACGCCGACGCAATACAGCTTCGCCTTCTCGATCAACGCCGTTTCGTTCTTCGCGGTGTCGCAGGCGACCGGCTGGCTCGGCGAACGCTTCGGCCTCGTCCGGCTGATGCGGATGGCGGTGACGATGTTCGCGTTGACCATGGTCAGCATGTTCGTCGTCATGAGCCTCGGCATCAATCAGCTGCCGGTCATGGCGGCCTTCCTCTTCGTCGGCTACGGCGTTCTCGGTCTCGTCATCCCGACATCGTCGGTGCTGGCGCTCGAGGACCACGGCGAAATCGCCGGCACCGCTTCGGCGCTGATGGGAACGCTGCATTTCGTGACCTCGGCCGTGGCGATGGTCATCACCAGCATCTTCTTCGACGGCACTGCGCTGCCGATGGCGGCCGGCATCGCGCTTTGCGCCCTTGGAGCATTCCTGGTTACCCAGGCAACGATCGGCCGTCGCCGTCGGGTCGTTGCCGCCGAGTAGACAATCTCCGCGCGTCCGAAAAGGACGCGTGAGGCGATGACCGCTTTGTGAAGCTGCGCCCGTCGATTACGTGCTAACGTCGATCGACGGGCGCAGCTTCACAAACGCTCCTTACTCGAAGCACCGGGGCCGCACCGAACACTGCATGTTTCCTTAAATCCTAGCCATTTAAGGATAAAACATGCGGCAAAGAAAGTGCTACAGCGTCCATTGCGCGTCTGATAGAACGCGCGGCGCTGTAGAGGCGTGAAAGGAGCCGGCCATGCTTCCAACGCGACGTTCTCTGCTGACCGCTTTTCTGGCAATCCCGGCCTTGCCCATCGTCAACCTCCGCCGGGCCGCCGCGCAGCGGCGCGCCCTGCCGCCGACGCCCGCCTGCGGCAGTGATCGCGACCTGACCCTCGCGCGCACGGCCGGTCCCTTCTACAAGCCCGACGCGCCCCTGCGTCACGAACTCTTTGCCGATTCCCCCGAGGGCGAGCGCATCACGCTTGCCGGCTACGTCCTCGACGCCGACTGCCGGCCGCTCGCCAACAGCCTTGTCGAGATCTGGCATGCCGACGAAACGGGCGCGTACGACACCAGCGGTTTTCGGCTGCGCGCGCACCAGTTCACCGATGCAAACGGCCGCTGGTGGTTCGCCACGATCGTCCCCGCGCGTTACAGCGGCAGGACCCGGCACTATCATCTTCGCGTGCAGCGCCGTGGCGGTGGGCTGCTCACGACGCAGCTTTTCTTTCCGAACGAACCGGGCAATGCGCGCGACGGGCTCTATTCGGATGCGCTGCTACTCGATATCCGCAACACGGCCGACGGCAAATTCGGCCGCTTCGATTTCGTGGTCTGAGGCGCGTGCGAGGCTGCCGCTCTCGGCAGCGGGTCCTACTGCAGGTCTCCTTAGATCGACCTCGATTCAAGGACAAAGACATGCAGCAAGGTGTCTTTGCGCGTCCGAGAAGACGCGCGGCGCTGTAGGGCCAAGGTTTCGCTCAGTGTTCGTTCGCGTGCGCCCCATGCGCCGTGATCACGCTCTGTGCTTCCTTGCCGTAGAGCTCCTCGAAATGATCGAAGCTCTTGGAGAAGTAGCCGATCCCCTGTGTGGCGGATCTCAGCGAGCGCGCCAGGTCGTCAAGCGCGGCGCCTGGGATCAGGGCGCGGAAGATATCCCATCCCTTCGCCCCTTCGTCCCGGTCGAAACCGAGAACCTGGCCTTTCAGCGTCGAAACGATCGGCACGAGGCTGCCCGAATAGATCGAGGGGATATGAAACTCCACGCGGAAGATCGGCTGCATCAGCACGGCCGAGGCCTGTGACAGGGCCTGGCGGACGCCCATCTTTCCGGCGGTGCGGAACGCGTATTCCGAGCTGTCGACGGAGTGATGTTGGCCGTCGGTCAGCATCACGCCGACGTCGATGACTTTGAAGCCGAGCGGGCCTTTGTCCATCGCTTCGCGCGCCCCTGCTTCGACCGCCGGTATGAAGTTTCTCGGAACGGCGCCGCCCTTGACGGTCTCGGCAAAGGTGAATCCGCCGCCGCGTTCATTGGGGTGAACACTGAGCTTCACATCCGCAAACTGGCCGGCGCCGCCGGTCTGCTTGCGGTGACGATAATGCACGTCAGACGACTTCGAGATCGTCTCGCGATAGATCGGACTCGGCGCTTGCTCGCTGACCCCGACGTGAAAGACATCGGAGAGTGTCCGGCACAGGTCGCGCAGGTGCACCGGCCCCTGCGCGCAGACCAATTGCGCGCCGGTCCCCTCCTCCTGCATGACCTTCAGGCCGCGATCGGTTTCGGAGAGCTTGGCGAGTGTTTCGGAAAGCTTGGTCTCGTCGCGCTCGCTCTCCGGCACCAGGATCCGCTCCATCATCGGCGTCGGCGGAACCGTCCATTCCGGCGGTGCCACGGTGGCATTGGCCGTCAACAGCGACGGTACGACGAGGTGATCGGATTTCACGGCGGCGAAAACCTGACCGGGCGCCGGTGTCGCCGATGCCAGCGGGCGGCCGTTCGCCGGATCCTGCAAGGCCCCGAGCCCGGAGCCGCCGAGCATGGCCCCCTGCTTCACGCCGTTTTCGAGCGCGCGAACAAGCACGGTCTTGCCGACGCTCGGGCGATGATGGGCGTGAAAGCTGACGGCGGAAAGCGTCGCATCGGCGATGCCGCCGGCCGCGGCAAGGCGTTTTCTGAGCGCCTCCACCCGCGGTGCGTCGTGACGAAGCGCCTTCATCAGCCGCAGAATGCCGTTGCTGTGGCTTGCCGCGCCGACCAGCACCGGGATGATCTTGTTTTCGCTCAAGATCCGCGTCGAGATGGCATAGATTGCGTCGCTCGCCGGCTCGCGATCCTCGATCAGTTCTTCGAGCAGCCAGTCATCGAATTCGGAAAGATGCTCCAGCAGTTCGGTGCGCGCCTCGTGTTCGCGCTCGACGACGCTTTCGGGGAGCTCGAAAAGCGCCGACGTCTGGCCTTCCCGGTAGCGCCAGGCGCGCTCGGAAATCAGGTCGCAACTGCCGATGATCCGGTCACCATCGCGGATCGGAATCTGCCTGAGGACGAAAGGGTGGCTGGAATAGTCCTGGAGAGCGGCGACGACGTCCCTCAGCCGCCCTCTCGGCTCGTCCATGCGGTTGACGAAAAGGATGCAGGGCGTCCCCGACGCCTCGATCGCCTTGAGATAGGGCGCAGCGAGCACGGCCTCCTCCGGTGCCGGCGAAACGCAGAGCACGCAGGCATCGCTGGCGAGCAACGCATCCTGCGCATGCGCCAGCGCCTCGTTGGTCCCAGGTGTGTCCAGCGCACACCACTCTTCGTTTCCGAATTCGAACTCCGTCAGGCTCAAACCGTAGGGAGAGGCGGATTTTCTTGACTGGCCTTCGAGCAGACCGAGCTTTTCCACGAGCGTGGATTTTCCAGTCTGCGAAGGCCCAAGTACCGTGAAGCAGCGCATCGGCGATCCTCCTGTCACGATGACACGTTTCCAGAGCGGGATAAGGAAAAGTGTGCGCGGTTTTCCGCCTCGCGTCCTCCCCCGCGAGGTCAAGGCTCTAGCAAGGGTGCACCCGTGCCCGTCGCTACGCAAGGCTGAGATTGACGATCTTAAGAAAAGGTCGCGGGCCTACTGCTCGCTTTCTTGAATCGGAGCCGATTTGAGGACAAAACATGCCGCGATTCAAAGTGCTACCGCGCGACGCTGTAGACGGCGAAAGCACGCGCCGCGTGCTGCGGCAGAAAGGACTGCCGCGCATTCGCCCTCTGTCGCGCTATCTACCCGATCGCGCTCGGCGCAAATTCCGCGACCAGTTCGTGGCGGTCGCCGGGGTAGGTCAGCCGAACGCTGGTAACCGGCGCACCGCCGCTCCAGGTCCGTCGCTCGATAACGAGGCAGGGCGAACCGACCGCGACGCCGAGGGCTTGCGCGGCCTGGCGGCTCGCCGCCACGGCCCGGATGCGATGCTCGGCGGTACTCCACGGCACCTTGCCGAGCAGCCAGGAACCGGGCGCGACGGCCTCGAACGATTCCGCTTCAGCCTCGGGCACCGCTGAAAGGTTGATCAGCCGCTCCTCCAAGCAAAAGGGCCGGCCGCTCGCCAGATGCCGGCAGGTGATTTCGAGCAGCCGCGCCGAGGACGGCAGGTCTATGCGTCCCGAATCGTCGGCACCGGCCTTGCGGACATGCCGCTCGTCGAGACGATAGTCGTATTCGAGGCCGCGCGACTGCACCTCGAGCTTGACGTCGTGGATTTCCATGACCGCGGACTGGACGTGCGGAAAGGTGACATAGCTGCCGGATTTTCGCCGGCGCTCGATCAATCCTTTCTTGACGAGCTCGGTCAGCGCCTTGTTCACGGTCATGCGCGAGCAACCGTATTGCTCCGTCAACTCGTGCTCGAAGGGAATACGATGTCCCGGCGGCCAGTCGCCGGACAGAATGTGCCCCTCGACGTCGCTGAGAATCCGCTGGTGCAGGGAGAGCGGCTGCTCTGCCCGGTTTTCCTCGTGGGAAGAACGATCGTTGGGAATGGCGGGATCCTCGGCTGGTGACTGACCCCGTACCTTAAACATTTCCCGCCGCGGCAACAGTCCTGCTGAGGATGTCCGCCGGTTTTCCTCGTGGGATGCTACACGATCAAAGTGTTAAGATGGCCCGGCCAGCGGAGAACGATCGAAGGGATCGCC of the Sinorhizobium chiapasense genome contains:
- the hutC gene encoding histidine utilization repressor, which translates into the protein MLSGDWPPGHRIPFEHELTEQYGCSRMTVNKALTELVKKGLIERRRKSGSYVTFPHVQSAVMEIHDVKLEVQSRGLEYDYRLDERHVRKAGADDSGRIDLPSSARLLEITCRHLASGRPFCLEERLINLSAVPEAEAESFEAVAPGSWLLGKVPWSTAEHRIRAVAASRQAAQALGVAVGSPCLVIERRTWSGGAPVTSVRLTYPGDRHELVAEFAPSAIG
- a CDS encoding multidrug effflux MFS transporter, yielding MTASFLRTAIILGLLSAIGPFAIDMYLPALPSIGKDLGAANNIVQLSLLSFFISFALSQLVYGPLSDIWGRKAPLYLGIGLFTLASIGCAVASDIETLIAFRFLQGIGGAAGMVIPRAVVRDMHTGVQAARLMSLLMLVFSISPILAPLTGSAVIEFYGWRGVFYAVMIAAAIGLVLLSTQLKETRPKEHRSDSTIGSAIAAYRLLLGDRNFLTLTFIGGLGISSFLVYLANSPFVLIDHYGLTPTQYSFAFSINAVSFFAVSQATGWLGERFGLVRLMRMAVTMFALTMVSMFVVMSLGINQLPVMAAFLFVGYGVLGLVIPTSSVLALEDHGEIAGTASALMGTLHFVTSAVAMVITSIFFDGTALPMAAGIALCALGAFLVTQATIGRRRRVVAAE
- a CDS encoding elongation factor G, producing MRCFTVLGPSQTGKSTLVEKLGLLEGQSRKSASPYGLSLTEFEFGNEEWCALDTPGTNEALAHAQDALLASDACVLCVSPAPEEAVLAAPYLKAIEASGTPCILFVNRMDEPRGRLRDVVAALQDYSSHPFVLRQIPIRDGDRIIGSCDLISERAWRYREGQTSALFELPESVVEREHEARTELLEHLSEFDDWLLEELIEDREPASDAIYAISTRILSENKIIPVLVGAASHSNGILRLMKALRHDAPRVEALRKRLAAAGGIADATLSAVSFHAHHRPSVGKTVLVRALENGVKQGAMLGGSGLGALQDPANGRPLASATPAPGQVFAAVKSDHLVVPSLLTANATVAPPEWTVPPTPMMERILVPESERDETKLSETLAKLSETDRGLKVMQEEGTGAQLVCAQGPVHLRDLCRTLSDVFHVGVSEQAPSPIYRETISKSSDVHYRHRKQTGGAGQFADVKLSVHPNERGGGFTFAETVKGGAVPRNFIPAVEAGAREAMDKGPLGFKVIDVGVMLTDGQHHSVDSSEYAFRTAGKMGVRQALSQASAVLMQPIFRVEFHIPSIYSGSLVPIVSTLKGQVLGFDRDEGAKGWDIFRALIPGAALDDLARSLRSATQGIGYFSKSFDHFEELYGKEAQSVITAHGAHANEH
- a CDS encoding dioxygenase family protein, which translates into the protein MLPTRRSLLTAFLAIPALPIVNLRRAAAQRRALPPTPACGSDRDLTLARTAGPFYKPDAPLRHELFADSPEGERITLAGYVLDADCRPLANSLVEIWHADETGAYDTSGFRLRAHQFTDANGRWWFATIVPARYSGRTRHYHLRVQRRGGGLLTTQLFFPNEPGNARDGLYSDALLLDIRNTADGKFGRFDFVV